The Myxococcota bacterium genome has a segment encoding these proteins:
- a CDS encoding amidohydrolase family protein produces the protein MPPATASARETAPARVLDWVIDVDTHITEPPDLWASRLPARMRAEAPRIVTIERPDGRGKMELWSVGDGAAAVPVGHTAVAGWPDPFPAAPSGFAECPPASYDATARLAYMDSIGVWATALYPNVGGFGNQAFLQLRDEELKRECVRAYNDFLFDWVAPDPRRFIPIVSLPFWDVAASVAEIERTAKLGAKGLLFTGEPHTHGMPRLASAHWTPLWEAAVAHDLPVSFHLGNGEFTNGFSPDSLRDYGVGATNARTAVQLFLDNGKQLVDLLLSGVLARHPALRVVSVESGIGFIPFVLESCDYAFEYSRIRQERPEFALKPSEYFARQVYGCYFFEEHAPQQLLDDIGVERVLFETDYPHPICLYGNVREKIDAGLAGKPADVRRKVLFENAAKLYRVEAPDRAPDAHA, from the coding sequence ATGCCGCCCGCGACCGCATCCGCGCGCGAGACCGCGCCCGCGCGCGTGCTCGACTGGGTGATCGACGTCGACACGCACATCACCGAGCCGCCCGACCTGTGGGCGTCGCGGCTGCCCGCGCGCATGCGCGCCGAGGCGCCGCGCATCGTGACGATCGAGCGGCCCGACGGCCGCGGGAAGATGGAGCTCTGGAGCGTCGGCGACGGCGCGGCCGCGGTGCCGGTCGGACACACCGCGGTGGCCGGCTGGCCCGATCCGTTCCCCGCCGCGCCGTCGGGCTTCGCCGAGTGCCCGCCCGCGTCGTACGACGCGACCGCGCGCCTCGCCTACATGGACTCGATCGGGGTCTGGGCGACCGCGCTCTACCCGAACGTCGGCGGCTTCGGGAACCAGGCCTTCCTCCAGCTCCGCGACGAGGAGCTGAAGCGCGAGTGCGTGCGCGCGTACAACGACTTCCTGTTCGACTGGGTCGCGCCCGACCCGCGGCGCTTCATCCCGATCGTGTCGCTCCCGTTCTGGGACGTCGCGGCGTCGGTCGCGGAGATCGAGCGCACGGCGAAGCTCGGCGCGAAGGGCCTGCTGTTCACGGGCGAGCCGCACACGCACGGCATGCCGCGGCTCGCATCGGCGCACTGGACGCCGCTGTGGGAGGCCGCCGTCGCGCACGACCTGCCCGTGAGCTTCCACCTCGGCAACGGCGAGTTCACGAACGGCTTCTCGCCCGACTCGCTGCGCGACTACGGCGTCGGCGCCACCAACGCGCGCACCGCCGTGCAGCTCTTCCTCGACAACGGCAAGCAGCTCGTCGACCTGCTGCTCTCGGGCGTGCTCGCGCGGCACCCCGCGCTGCGCGTCGTCTCCGTCGAGAGCGGCATCGGGTTCATCCCGTTCGTGCTCGAGAGCTGCGACTACGCGTTCGAGTACTCGCGCATCCGGCAGGAGCGGCCCGAGTTCGCGCTCAAGCCGTCCGAGTACTTCGCGCGCCAGGTCTACGGCTGTTACTTCTTCGAGGAGCACGCGCCGCAGCAGCTCCTCGACGACATCGGCGTCGAGCGCGTGCTGTTCGAGACGGACTACCCGCACCCGATCTGCCTGTACGGCAACGTGCGCGAGAAGATCGACGCCGGGCTCGCCGGCAAGCCGGCGGACGTCCGGCGCAAGGTGCTCTTCGAGAACGCCGCGAAGCTCTACCGCGTCGAGGCGCCCGACCGCGCGCCCGACGCCCACGCCTGA
- a CDS encoding amidohydrolase family protein: MSADIVIRGGTVVDGSGAPGIEADVAIEGGAIRAIGKGLDGARELDARGKVVAPGFIDIHTHFDAQVFWDPQLTPSCFHGVTTVVAGNCGFSIAPTRPEHRTTIARTLENVEDMDVAALDAGIPWEFETFPEYLASVERRGTVLNYAAYIGHTALRLFAMGDAAYERAAKDEEIERMAAIVTEAVRAGAAGFATSFAPTHVGMDGKPVPSRFAERREFEALCAAVAAAGRGVVAVAPGENVSIPDLYELQPKVGRPFTYGALLTFPGDGYKQLVALNDAGHAKGASVWPQVSPRPLQFQLTLDDPFTFNIAEAFAALMRGTRDARVAAYRDRAFRERALAQLDAHVMRPRWHTFVVAESPTQPALEGRRVEDVARERGTSVFDAILDIGLADDLGTRFNAVLANDDTEGVAWLLTREGVTLGLSDAGAHVGQLCDAPQATDLLGNWVRDRGVMSVEDAVRRLSGRQADIFGFAERGYLRPGYRADVVVFDPATVAPGPIRRVRDFPGDSARLTADQPTGMAHVLVNGTPIQVDGKVEAEGVAARPGMRPAIA; encoded by the coding sequence ATGAGCGCAGACATCGTGATCCGCGGCGGAACGGTCGTCGACGGCAGCGGCGCGCCCGGCATCGAGGCCGACGTCGCGATCGAGGGGGGCGCGATCCGCGCGATCGGGAAGGGCCTCGACGGCGCGCGCGAGCTCGACGCGCGCGGCAAGGTCGTGGCGCCGGGCTTCATCGACATCCACACGCACTTCGACGCGCAGGTCTTCTGGGACCCGCAGCTCACGCCGTCGTGCTTCCACGGCGTGACGACCGTCGTCGCGGGCAACTGCGGCTTCTCGATCGCGCCGACGCGCCCCGAGCACCGCACGACGATCGCGCGCACGCTCGAGAACGTGGAGGACATGGACGTCGCCGCGCTCGACGCGGGCATCCCGTGGGAGTTCGAGACCTTCCCCGAGTACCTGGCGTCGGTCGAGCGCCGCGGCACGGTGCTGAACTACGCGGCCTACATCGGGCACACCGCGCTGCGCCTGTTCGCGATGGGCGACGCCGCCTACGAGCGCGCCGCGAAGGACGAAGAGATCGAGCGCATGGCGGCGATCGTCACGGAGGCGGTGCGCGCGGGCGCGGCCGGCTTCGCGACGAGCTTCGCGCCGACGCACGTCGGCATGGACGGCAAGCCCGTGCCGTCGCGCTTCGCCGAGCGGCGCGAGTTCGAGGCGCTGTGCGCGGCGGTGGCCGCGGCGGGGCGGGGCGTCGTCGCCGTCGCACCGGGCGAGAACGTCTCGATCCCCGATCTCTACGAGCTGCAGCCGAAGGTCGGGCGGCCATTCACATACGGCGCGCTGCTCACCTTCCCGGGCGACGGCTACAAGCAGCTCGTCGCGCTCAACGACGCCGGGCACGCGAAGGGCGCCTCGGTCTGGCCGCAGGTGTCGCCGCGCCCGCTGCAGTTCCAGCTCACGCTCGACGACCCGTTCACGTTCAACATCGCGGAGGCGTTCGCGGCGCTGATGCGCGGGACGCGCGACGCGCGCGTCGCCGCCTACCGCGACCGCGCCTTCCGCGAGCGCGCGCTCGCGCAGCTCGACGCGCACGTGATGCGACCGCGCTGGCACACGTTCGTCGTCGCCGAGAGCCCGACGCAGCCCGCGCTCGAGGGACGGCGTGTCGAGGACGTCGCGCGCGAGCGCGGCACGAGCGTGTTCGACGCGATCCTCGACATCGGGCTCGCCGACGATCTCGGCACGCGCTTCAACGCCGTGCTCGCGAACGACGACACCGAGGGCGTCGCGTGGCTGCTCACACGCGAGGGCGTGACGCTCGGGCTCTCGGACGCGGGCGCGCACGTGGGCCAGCTGTGCGACGCGCCGCAGGCGACCGACCTGCTCGGCAACTGGGTGCGCGACCGCGGCGTGATGAGCGTCGAGGACGCGGTGCGGCGGCTCTCGGGCCGGCAGGCCGACATCTTCGGGTTCGCGGAGCGCGGCTACCTGCGCCCGGGCTACCGCGCGGACGTCGTCGTGTTCGACCCGGCCACCGTCGCGCCCGGGCCGATCCGACGCGTGCGCGACTTCCCCGGCGACTCGGCGCGGCTCACGGCCGACCAGCCGACGGGCATGGCGCACGTGCTCGTGAACGGCACGCCCATCCAGGTGGACGGCAAGGTCGAGGCGGAGGGCGTCGCGGCGCGCCCGGGCATGCGGCCCGCGATCGCCTGA